From the Purpureocillium takamizusanense chromosome 6, complete sequence genome, one window contains:
- the UBC12 gene encoding NEDD8-conjugating protein ubc12 (COG:O~EggNog:ENOG503NYKV~BUSCO:EOG09265FCK): MLKIWSMKKEQKQAENAEGQAAGGKKKKVTAAQLRVQKDLSELSLGSTMKTEFPDPDDILNFVLTIEPDEGMYRNGRFTFDFAINQNFPHEPPKVRCRETIYHPNIDLEGKVCLNILREDWKPVLNLNAVIVGLQVGYPRFVERGCMGYCVPHGLTLVCDASSCSSSQTPRTLSIRRPPRTYDITGKALSETCACQ; encoded by the exons ATGTTAAAGATATGGTCTATG AAAAAAGAGCAGAAACAGGCTGAAAATGCCGAAGGTCAAGCAGCCGGCgggaaaaagaagaaggtcACAGCTGCCCAGCTGCGGGTGCAGAAAG ACTTGTCGGAGCTGTCACTCGGGTCGACTATGAAGACAGAGTTCCCAGACCCCGACGACATCCTCAACTTTGTCCTGACGatcgagcccgacgagggCATGTACCGCAATGGCAGGTTCACGTTTGACTTTGCCATCAACCAAAACTTCCCGCACGAGCCGCCCAAGGTGCGGTGCCGGGAAACCATCTACCACCCGAACATCGACCTGGAGGGCAAGGTCTGCCTCAACATCCTGCGCGAGGACTGGAAGCCCGTGCTGAacctcaacgccgtcatcgttGGGCTGCAGGTAGGCTACCCTCGCTTTGTGGAGCGAGGCTGCATGGGCTATTGTGTCCCTCATGGGCTGACGCTGGTATGCGATGCTAGTTCCTGTTCCTCGAGCCAAACGCCTCGGACCCTCTCAAtaaggaggccgccgaggacttACGACATAACCGGGAAGGCTTTAAGCGAAACGTGCGCATGTCAATGA
- the UBC12 gene encoding NEDD8-conjugating protein ubc12, variant 2 (COG:O~EggNog:ENOG503NYKV), with translation MLKIWSMVGSDAFKGVRPRGRLTRGQKKEQKQAENAEGQAAGGKKKKVTAAQLRVQKDLSELSLGSTMKTEFPDPDDILNFVLTIEPDEGMYRNGRFTFDFAINQNFPHEPPKVRCRETIYHPNIDLEGKVCLNILREDWKPVLNLNAVIVGLQFLFLEPNASDPLNKEAAEDLRHNREGFKRNVRMSMSGGTVKGTPYDRVVK, from the exons ATGTTAAAGATATGGTCTATGGTAGGCAGTGACGCATTCAAGGGCGTGCGACCTCGTGGAAGGCTAACACGGGGACAGAAAAAAGAGCAGAAACAGGCTGAAAATGCCGAAGGTCAAGCAGCCGGCgggaaaaagaagaaggtcACAGCTGCCCAGCTGCGGGTGCAGAAAG ACTTGTCGGAGCTGTCACTCGGGTCGACTATGAAGACAGAGTTCCCAGACCCCGACGACATCCTCAACTTTGTCCTGACGatcgagcccgacgagggCATGTACCGCAATGGCAGGTTCACGTTTGACTTTGCCATCAACCAAAACTTCCCGCACGAGCCGCCCAAGGTGCGGTGCCGGGAAACCATCTACCACCCGAACATCGACCTGGAGGGCAAGGTCTGCCTCAACATCCTGCGCGAGGACTGGAAGCCCGTGCTGAacctcaacgccgtcatcgttGGGCTGCAG TTCCTGTTCCTCGAGCCAAACGCCTCGGACCCTCTCAAtaaggaggccgccgaggacttACGACATAACCGGGAAGGCTTTAAGCGAAACGTGCGCATGTCAATGAGTGGAGGCACCGTCAAAGGCACGCCTTACGACCGAGTCGTCAAATAG
- a CDS encoding Threonine ammonia-lyase (COG:E~COG:T~EggNog:ENOG503NWS2), with product MADPSTCAPLTRASVVEAHRIVAPHVHRTPVVTNRTLSEMASRPRTAEELRGTRWEGRRPAAPRMRLWFKCENMQRIGAFKVRGAFHAVEKLMREEGWLGGGGREKGVVTHSSGNHAQALALAARENGIKARIVMPDISIPQKIAATRGYGAEVIFSGSTSPEREAAAARVIAETGARLVPPYDHPDILLGQGTMGLELQEQVGEMLAAEKKQQHNDKGSRSGEEKTTTTTKSGSSSSSSSKTGLDAIITPCGGGGMLSGVALSCEGTGIRVFGAEPLFQGADDGKRGYESGRRVASVSTLTVADGLRTPVGEIPFSVIAGDRRLVSGMFSVTEAEILAAMRLVLERCKMVVEPSACVPLAAALFDEEFRAVVEREGGEEGWELGIVLSGGNVGVDAIGRMFGGGAK from the exons ATGGCGGACCCGTCGACGTGCGCGCCCCTGACGCGGGcgtcggtcgtcgaggcgcaccGGATCGTGGCGCCGCACGTGCACCGGACGCCGGTGGTGACGAACCGGACGCTGTCggagatggcgtcgcggccccggacggcggaggagctcCGGGGCACGCGgtgggaggggcggcggccggcggcgccgaggatgcgtCTGTGGTTCAAGTGCGAGAACATGCAGCGCATCGGGGCGTTCAAGGTGCGGGGCGCGTTTCACGCCGTGGAGAAGCTGATGCGCGAGGAGGGTTGGCttgggggcggggggagggagaagggCGTGGTGACGCACAGTTCTG GCAACCacgcgcaggcgctcgcgctggcggcccgcGAAAACGGCATCAAGGCGCGCATCGTCATGCCCGACATCTCCATCCCGCAGAAGATTGCCGCCACGCGGGGctacggcgccgaggtcatcTTCAGCGGGAGCACGAGCCccgagcgcgaggccgcggcggcgcgcgtcatcgccgagacgggcgcgcgcctggTGCCGCCGTACGACCACCCGgacatcctcctcggccagggcaccatggggctggagctgcaggagCAGGTGGGGGAGATGCTGGccgcggagaagaagcagcagcacaacgATAAAGGTAGTCGAAGcggggaggagaagacgacgacgacgacgaagagtgggagcagcagcagcagcagcagcaagacgggcctcgacgccatcatcacgccctgcggcggcggcggcatgctctCGGGCGTGGCCCTCAGCTGCGAGGGCACGGGCATCCGCGTCTTCGGCGCCGAGCCCCTCTtccagggcgccgacgacggcaagcgcGGCTACGAGTCGGGCCGCCGtgtcgcctccgtctccacgctcaccgtcgccgacggcctgcgcACGCCCGTCGGCGAGATCCCCTTTTCCGTCATTGCTGGCGACCGGCGCCTCGTGAGCGGCATGTTCAGCgtcaccgaggccgagatcctcgccgccatgcgcctcgtcctcgagcgctgCAAAATGGTCGTCGAGCCCagcgcgtgcgtgcccctcgccgcggcgctcttCGACGAGGAGTTCCGAGCCGTGGtggagcgcgagggcggcgaggagggctgGGAGCTGGGCATCGTGCTGAGCGGGGGGAACGTTGGCGTGGATGCCATTGGGAGGATGTTTGGTGGCGGGGCAAAGTGA
- a CDS encoding uncharacterized protein (COG:S~EggNog:ENOG503NUZT~TransMembrane:12 (i167-191o203-223i235-262o268-285i297-317o323-343i417-438o450-476i513-534o540-562i574-591o597-618i)) encodes MSADSDDEKPKVHGQEQQHHRQFDDVERPPSATTDTSTAHEGAGSDEDEYDVDYAVERDLDKTDHIVSATFPGEAAGGRTTVCAGPPGLDHHHGHRSDPTAAPDPDFEEKAIGDNAVVPRRSASRASSARSRPLTIVPRHRRRGLFGRFTIVPEVKRPYDYKNSTKWGLTATVAFATIAAPLGSSIFYPALPVLTRELNTTQTVTNLSVAMYMLAMSIFPLWWSSFSEQIGRRTVYLVSFALFVVFSVLCAVSTSAAMLVVFRVLTGGASASVQAVGAGTIADIWEPRERGRAMSMFYLGPLLGPIIAPVVGGVLAQKLGWQATQYFLAIYGAVILLMLFFLLPETLARRPGANDVDGDGDQQQQQQQQQAAGQGAQLQRTTTAQSAKIETQRVARAVKRVVIDPLSVLLFLRFPPVLITVLVAAIAFGALFVANISIQQTFSEPPYNFAQLIVGLLYVPLGLGYFCASFFGGRWIDNIMAREARKANRYDADGKLIYLPEDRMRENMWIANTVYPLGLLLFGWTLRYGVFWFVPSLGGFFFGVSSMLVFSAATTMLTEFVHKRSSAGVAVNNFVRNILSCVGTVVAAPWINAIGTGWVFTIIAIFCLASGYFGIWILRRNAARWRRDMDEALKKMK; translated from the exons ATGTCCgcggactcggacgacgaaAAGCCCAAAGTCCATGGACAGgaacaacaacaccatcgGCAATTCGACGATGTAgagcgcccgccgtcggccacgaCCGACACGAGCACCGCTCATGAAGGAGCTGGATCCGATGAGGATGAGTATGACGTTGATTATGCCGTGGAGCGGGACCTGGACAAGACCGACCACATTGTCTCGGCCACGTTCCCCGGTGAGGCGGCCGGTGGCCGGACCACCGTCTGCGCCGGCCCTCCCGGActcgaccaccaccacggccaccgcTCCGATCCGACAGCTGCTCCGGACCCGGACTTTGAAGAAAAGGCTATCGGGGATAATGCCGTCGTCCCACGACGCTCGGCgtcccgcgcctcgtcggcgcgctcgcgccccCTGACCATTGTCCCCCGACacaggcgccgcgggctgtTTGGGCGCTTCACCATCGTGCCTGAGGTCAAGCGACCGTACGACTACAAGAATTCGACCAAATGGGGCCTCACGGCGACTGTCGCTTTTGCCACCATTGCCGCGCCACTCGGCTCCTCCATCTTTTACC CCGCCCTTCCTGTCCTCACCCGGGAGCTTAACACGACGCAGACGGTGACCAACCTGTCGGTGGCCATGTACATGCTCGCTATGTCAATCTTCCCGCTGTGGTGGTCGTCCTTTTCCGAGCAGATCGGTCGCCGCACCGTCTACCTCGTGTCCTTtgccctcttcgtcgtcttctccgTGCTGTGCGCCGTCAgcacgagcgccgccatgctggtcgtcttccgcgtcctcaccggcggcgcctcggccagcgttcaggccgttggcgccggcaccatcGCCGATATCTGGGAGCCCCGGGAGCGCGGCCGCGCCATGAGCATGTTCTACCTCGGGCCCCTGCTCGGCCCCATCATCGCCCCGGTagtcggcggcgtgctcgccCAGAAGCTCGGTTGGCAGGCGACGCAGTACTTTCTCGCCATTTATGGCGCTGTCATCCTGCTCATGCTGTTCTTCCTGCTGCCGGAGACGCTCGCGCGCCGACCTGGCGCCAAcgacgtcgatggcgacggcgaccagcagcagcagcagcagcagcagcaggccgctgGCCAGGGAGCGCAGCTGCAacgcacgacgacggcgcagtCGGCCAAAATCGAGACGCAGCGCGTCGCGCGGGCAGTCAagcgcgtcgtcatcgacccGCTCAGcgtgctgctcttcctccGTTTCCCGCCAGTGCTCATCACGGTGCTGGTCGCGGCCATAGCCTTTGGCGCGCTCTTCGTCGCCAATATCTCGATCCAGCAGACCTTTTCGGAGCCGCCGTACAACTTTGCGCAGCTCATCGTCGGCTTGCTGTATGTGCCCCTGGGGCTGGGCTATTTTTGCGCCTCTTTCTTCGGCGGCCGCTGGATCGACAATATCATGGCCCGcgaggcgcgcaaggcgAATCGCTACGATGCCGATGGCAAGCTCATTTACCTCCCCGAGGACCGCATGCGCGAGAACATGTGGATCGCCAACACGGTGTACCCtctcgggctgctgctgttcggGTGGACGCTGCGGTACGGCGTGTTTTGGTTCGTGCCGTCACTGGGGGGCTTCTTTTTTGGTgtgtcgtcgatgctggtGTTT TCCGCTGCGACCACCATGCTCACCGAGTTCGTTCACAAGCGCTCCTCGGCAGGCGTCGCCGTGAACAACTTTGTGCGCAACATCCTCAGCTgcgtcggcaccgtcgtcgccgcgccgtggaTCAACGCCATCGGCACGGGCTGGGTGTTCACTATCATCGCCATATTTTGCTTGGCGTCGGGGTATTTCGGCATCTGGATCCTGCGTCGCAACGCTGCGCGCTGGAGAAGggacatggacgaggcgctgaaGAAGATGAAGTGA
- the ILV5 gene encoding Ketol-acid reductoisomerase (NADP(+)) (EggNog:ENOG503NVDN~COG:E~BUSCO:EOG09262N3C), with product MASRSFSKTLRANLARQLASPRVQQRSYIAGRNLARATAAVARPALAAQQVRGVKTMDFAGSKEDVYERADWPQEKLLDYFKNDTLALIGYGSQGHGQGLNLRDNGLNVIVGVRKNGKSWKDAEQDGWVAGKNLFDVDEAISRGTIVMNLLSDAAQSETWPAIKPQLTKGKTLYFSHGFSPVFKDLTKVEVPKDIDVILCAPKGSGRTVRSLFREGRGINSSFAVYQDVTGKAEEKAIALGVAIGSGYLYKTTFEKEVYSDLYGERGCLMGGIHGMFLAQYEVLRERGHSPSEAFNETVEEATQSLYPLIGANGMDWMFEACSTTARRGAIDWTPKFKDALKPVFNSLYDSVKDGSETKRSLEYNGRKDYRELYEAEMEEIRNLEIWRAGKAVR from the exons ATGGCCTCGAGAAGCTTCTCCAAGACCCTGCGCGCCAATTTGGCCCGCCAAttggcctcgcctcgcgtCCAGCAGCGCTCATACATTGCTGGCCGCAACCTggcccgcgccaccgccgctgtcgcTCGCCCGGCCCTCGCTGCCCAGCAGGTCCGCGGCGTAAAGACCATGGACTTTGCCGGTTCCAAGGAGGACGTCTACG AGCGTGCCGACTGGCCTCAGGAGAAGCTCTTG GATTACTTCAAGAACGACACCCTGGCCCTCATCGGCTACGGCTCCCAGGGCCATGGCCAGGGCCTGAACCTCCGCGATAACGGCCTCAACGTCATCGTTGGTGTCCGGAAGAACGGCAAGTCGTGGAAGGACGCCGAGCAAGACGGCTGGGTTGCCGGCAAGAACCTcttcgacgtcgatgaggccATCTCCCGCGGCACCATCGTCATGAACCTGCTCTCGGACGCAGCCCAGTCTGAGACGTGGCCTGCCATCAAGCCGCAGCtgaccaagggcaag ACCCTGTACTTCTCCCATGgcttctcgcccgtcttcaAGGACCTCACCAAGGTCGAGGTCCCCAAGGACATTGATGTCATCCTCTGCGCCCCCAAGGGCTCCGGCCGCACCGTCCGCTCGCTTTTTCGCGAGGGCCGCGGAATCAACTCGTCCTTCGCCGTCTACCAAGACGTGACcggcaaggccgaggagaaggccATTGCTCTGGGCGTTGCCATCGGCTCTGGCTACCTGTACAAGACCACTTTCGAGAAGGAGGTGTACTCTGACCTGTATGGCGAGCGCGGCTGCCTGATGGGCGGTATCCACGGCATGTTCCTGGCCCAGTATGAGGTGctccgcgagcgcggccaCAGCCCCAGCGAGGCCTTCaacgagacggtcgaggagGCTACGCAGAGCCTGTACCCCCTCAtcggcgccaacggcatgGACTGGATGTTCGAGGCGTGCTCGACCACggctcgccgtggcgccatCGACTGGACGCCCAAGTTCAAGGATGCGCTGAAGCCCGTCTTCAACAGCCTGTACGACAGCGTCAAGGACGGCTCCGAGACGAAGCGCTCGCTCGAATACAACGGCCGGAAGGACTACCGTGAGCTGTACGAggcggagatggaggagatCCGCAACCTGGAGATCTGGAGGGCTGGCAAGGCCGTCCGGTAA
- a CDS encoding uncharacterized protein (SECRETED:SignalP(1-19~SECRETED:cutsite=VQG-MA~SECRETED:prob=0.4748)~EggNog:ENOG503PZ71), giving the protein MKTATIIAAFSTVVAVVQGMAVRREDELPSERVAAFHRDKHGGNSHDNAHVKTNNNHTSSAWRPGQRIRNETASPHWRARHEAAADDSDMSTNTWRSGQRSQGDTGAVRLEEHFRYSRKYPTNTEVFPAGVQNTDVKCGIGRPATEGDWNEVLNAAKDHFNEKHKTEPSVPSIQPGPRFCRMIYCEKSTGFFWCNDNSKIKQLKTWADFSIAVGVVQYDNRCKKQRAAQIFHPDHWNVMIHGVDECP; this is encoded by the exons ATGAAGACAGCCACGATCATCGCCGCGTTTTCCACTGTTGTTGCGGTT GTACAAGGCATGGCCGTTcggcgcgaggacgagcttcCGTCCGAGAGGGTGGCCGCCTTTCACCGCGACAAACACGGCGGCAACAGCCATGACAACGCCCACGTCAAGACCAACAACAATCACACAAGCTCGGCctggcggccggggcagcgGATCCGCAACGAGACGGCAAGCCCACACTGGCGGGCGCGAcacgaggccgccgctgaTGACAGTGACATGTCCACCAATACCTGGCGGTCGGGACAACGGTCCCAGGGGGACACAGGAGCCGTGCGACTCGAGGAACACTTCCGGTACAGTCGCAAGTATCCTACTAATACTGAGGTGTTCCCAGCTGGGGTTCAAAACACGGACGTCAAGTGTGGCATCGGAAGGCCCGCGACGGAGGGGGATTGGAACGAAGTACTCAACGCGGCCAAGGACCACTTTAACGAGAAACATAAAACAGAACCGAGCGTCCCGAGCATCCAGCCTGGGCCGAGATTCTGCAGGATGATATATTGTGAGAAGAGCACGGGGTTCTTCTGGTGCAACGAT AATTCCAAAATCAAACAGCTCAAGACGTGGGCGGACTTTTCAATTGCGGTTGGCGTCGTTCAGTATGACAATCGGTGCAAGAAACAGAGGGCAGCGCAGATTTTCCACCCCGACCACTGGAATGTCATGATACACGGGGTAGACGAATGTCCATGA